The following is a genomic window from Fusibacter sp. A1.
TCGTGATCGGTCTACTCTTTTATTTTTTGAATGGAGGATTACCATGTACCATACCGATAAACTGTCATTAAACGAAATACTAAACGAAATTTCTGAACTGGCTCTTACGCCCCAGGCGCAATCGGCTATCAGAAACCTTACACCCAAACAGGACCTGCACTGGATAGACGACCATATGAGGCAAACCCTCGAAATGAAGGCCATCCTGCATCAGACGGGTTCCATACCGCTTAACTCACTAAGCTCATTCAATCGGGCTTACGACGACCTGGTGAAACAGGCGGTGCTGAGCGCCCCTCAGATTGATGCGATCGGAGACTTCTTGGAAGATGTCCACCGCCTATCTGTCTTTATGTCGACAAAAGCGGATGTCGCACCTACGATTTCCGAGTACGCCTCGTCGCTGAACAACCTGCCCGAGCTAAGGGGCAAAATTAGGGAAACGGTCTACAAGGAGCTTGTCCTCGACAGCGCAAGTGGAAAGCTGGCTAAAATACGCAAGCAGATGCGGGCGACAGAAGATAAGATCAAGACTAAGCTGAACCAGATCATCAGCCAGGCGGATAGTCAATCGCTCCTTATGGACAGCCTGATCGCCATGAGGGATGGAAGATATGTGATCCCTGTAAAGTCCCAGCATAAGTCTAAGGTTTCCGGCCGCCCGCTCGATTTTTCTAAAAGCGGGTCCACAACCTTCATCGAACCCGAAGCCGTCAAGCAGCTAAGCGACAAGCTTAACGAATACAAGATAGAAGAAGAAAATGAGATTTATAAGATTCTTAGCGCCTTATCCGAAGAGATCGCAGGGTCCGAACGCACGCTTTCAGTCAATCGTGAAGGCATCATCCATTACGACGGCCTATCGGCGAAAGCAAAATATGCGATCCGCATAAACGCATCCTTTGTCAAGGTAACCGATGACTTGTGCATCGACCTTATTGACGCAAGACATCCCCAACTGGGCAAAGACGCGGTACCTCTGAACCTTTCACTTGGAAAAGACCACAAGGGCATCGTCATCACCGGTCCTAACACAGGAGGGAAAACCGTCGTGCTAAAGACGGTGGGTCTGCTGTCGCTGATGGCCATGTGCGGTCTGCTCATTCCAGCAGACAAAAACACGCGACTCTCTGTGTTCGACCATATCCTTGCAGACATCGGGGATGGTCAGAGCATCACACAGAACCTGTCGACCTTTTCCTCGCACATCAAAAACATCAACACCATCATCGAGGTGGCAAACAGCGGGTCCCTGGTGCTGCTAGACGAGGTGGGTTCGGGCACCGAACCCAATGAAGGAGCGGGAATCGCCGTGGCCATACTCGAGCTCCTGTTCGAAAAACGCTCGACCATCATGGCGACCACCCACTATAGCCAGCTCAAAGCCTTTGCAAAGGATACATCCGGCTTCATCAACGGATCCATGCTCTTTGATTCTCAGAGTCTCAATCCGCTTTATCAGATACAGCTCGGAGAAGCGGGCAAGAGCCACGCGCTCTTAATCGCTCTAAAGCTGGGTATGAACCCCCTACTACTAGACAGGGCGCACAGGATCACCTACGACCAGCCTTTCGATCAAAAGGCCTACAGCGACATGGCGCATTTGAAGGACACGAAGGAGACCCCACAAAGTCAGGCAAAACAAGCAAAGCCCGACAAACCCGCAGATAAAGTAAGGAAAAAGGCGGCGAGAACCCTTTTGTTTTCAGCAGGTGATTCCGTTTACATTCCATTTATGAAAACCAGCGGCATCGTTCTTGGCGATCCCAACAAAAAAGGGGAATACCCCGTAGAGATCAAGGGCAAGCGCTTCAGCCTATCCCACAAGCGCCTGACTCCCTTTATCGAGCAGAAGGATTTATACCCAGAAGACTACGACCTCGACATCGTGACAAAATCGTGGGAAGAAAGAAAAACCGAAAAGAAACTAAGCAAAGGAAAAAAAGGAGCCGTCGTCATCCACCGCGACAACCAAAAAATCAAATAACCCCACAAAAAAAGAAGCCAAACCCAGGCTTCTTCTTTTTCATACCACTCATTATTTTCTTATCTCAATCTTCAATCACTAATCACTAATCATCAACCATCAATGAAACTTCACATCATACCCACAAACAAACACTTCCTGTGGATTAAGCCTGTTGTTCATGTCCTTATCCACAAATTGCTGATTGCTATCAACATAATCGGCGATTCCCCACCATGGTTCGATGCAGACAAAGTCACCCTTGTCCGACCATACTCCAAGCTTTGGAACGCCTACAAGCGACATCGACACCTGTCTGTCGGCCTTATGGTCGACAAGCGTGACATAGCTTGATTTCAAGTGGCTGAAAATCAGCGCGTCCTCATCAAAGGTGGATGGCGAGATACGGATCGAATCGACACCGCTTGCAAGAGGCTTGAACTCTCTCTTGATAAGTCCAACCTGCATGTCGATCAGTTCTGAGTTGAGGACTTCCTCTTCTTCAAAACAGAGCTCGCACTGTCCAGACTGAAGGTTCATGTTAAAACCGGGATGCCCCCCTATCGAGAAGTACAGCTTAGCATCGCCCATGTTGAAGACACGGTAGCTCACAGCGACAACCCGGTCTTTTAGGACGTACTCGATCTGAAGTTTAAAGGCATAAGGATACATCCTGAGTGTCTCCTCATCCGAAGTCACTTCGAACAGGACCCTTTCGTCTTCTTGCTCGACAATATGAAAGACCATGTCCCTGGCAAAACCGTGCTGGCCGATATTGTACGCGACATCGTCCACATACATGGTTTTCTCCTTAAGCGAGCCTACGATAGGAAAAAGTACAGGAGCGGTTCTTCCCCAATGCCCAGGGGCCGTCTGCCACATGTATTCATGCGGTTTGTTGATATCCATCACAGATTTCAGCTCCGCACCCTTTGCCGCGATCTCCACGGATAAAAAGTCATTCTTCAACTTGATCATGACGCCTCCTAAAATAATTAAGCCAGTGCCAGTGCGATATCCATCATTTCTGTAAAGGTCTCTTGTCTTTCTTCAGGAGTTGTTTCAAGCCCCTTGAAGATATGGTCTGATACGGTGATGATCGCAAGCGCCTTAACGCCATGTTTAGCTGCAGTCGTATAAAGCTCGGCCGTTTCCATTTCTACAGCGATCAGACCGTAGTCCGCAAGACGCTTAAGGTCTGTGCCACCATCGTCATAAAACAGGTCGCTTGTCAGAACGCTTCCCACTTTGATAGGGTAGTTCTTCTCTGTCCCTATCTGGAAGGCCTTGTTAAGGAGTTCAAAATTGGCTGTTGGAGCGTAGTCCATGTTCGGGAACCTGCGCTTGTTAATGCCGGATGTCGTCGAAGCGCTCATCGCAAGAACGATATCCCTTAAGTTGACATCGTCTTTGATCGAACCGCAGCTGCCGATTCTGATCAGCTGTTTTGCTCCGTATTCCGTAATCAGCTCGTTGATGTAGATCGATATGGAAGGCATACCCATACCAGTTCCTTGAACGGATACGCGTTTGCCCTTGTATGTACCTGTATAGCCGAGCATGCCTCTGACCGTGTTATAACATACCGCATCTTCTAAAAAATTGTCCGCGATGAATTTTGCTCTTAAGGGATCACCAGGCAAGAGTACCGTTTCAGCGATTTCTCCTGCTTTAGCCATGATGTGTAGATGTTTACTCATTTTTGTTCATCCTTTCTATGTCTTTCATTTAATGAAAGTAGTTGAATTAAATCCGCAATTGACTATTACCCCCATACAGGACAACTCATTCATGTCTTATCAGCTGAATGACTCTTTTCATGGCTGTCGAAATCGCAAGCGTGTCCATTTCGTCCACACTAACCCAAGTCATTTTGGGCTCATCGACATAAAAATAAGCGTCGGCCTTATAATGCACAACCGTCATCTGCCATATCTGATGCGAAAACACATGCTTTACGGTGCCGATTTCAAGTCCGCCTTGCAGGCTATAGTCAAAGTTTTCAGAAACGATATCCGATTCGTTCGACTCGCCCTCGTCACCTTCACCCACCTGATGGGGAAAAGCCCAGAATCCGCCGATCAGACCATCCGGTGCTTTCTGGTACATGAGGTATCTCCCCTCGAACTCGACAAGTGCGACCCTTACATCCTTTAGGACCGCTTTTGCTTTTTTTGTTTTCACCGGGTATTCCAGTATATCACCAACTCGATAAGCACTGCAATAGGTCCTTATGGGACACTCCTCGCACTTGGGGTTCTTAGGTGTGCAGATCATCGCCCCAAGTTCCATGATGGCCTGATTGAAAGCCCTCATGTCATCGGGGAGTATCTTTAAAAGCCGTCCCTCGAACACGTCTTTGGTCTTGGCCCTTGCGATGTCGTCTTTCAGACGGTCAAGTCTGGAGACCACTCTAAAAACGTTCCCGTCGACAGCAGGTTCCTTGATGTTGAAGGCGATTCCAAGTATCGCCCCGGCTGTGTAGGATCCGATCCCCGGCAGTTTTAAAAGCTCGTTCTTGCTGTCTGGAAACTTACTTCCGTACTCGCTTACAACCATCCTCGCACAGGGAATAAGCCTTTTGGCCCTCGAGTAGTAGCCGAGTCCCTCCCATAGCTTCAAGACATCGTCAAGGTCCGCATCCGCCAAGTCCCGCACGGTAGGGTAGGCTTTTAGAAACCTTGTGTAGTAAGGGATGACCGTATCGACCTTCGTCTGCTGCAGCATGACTTCTGAGAGCCAGATTGCATAGGGGTCGTCCGTTTCTCTCCAAGGCAGTATCCTGTGGTGCTTGTGGTACCAGTCGACAAGATCCGTCGACATCTCATTTGTCATCTCTTTAACCTCTTACAATTTGTCTATCAGGTGCTCCATCAGCCTTTTGTTCATGTCCGCTTCCACGGCAAGCTGAAGGATGGCCTTATGGATACTGTCCTCATCTTCAAAATCGAAATTCTCGTACTTCTCACTCAGATTCCTGCCGATCTCCTTTTCAATCATCAGAAATTCCTCGTATAGCATCTCGAGTCCTTCTTCTTTTTGCTCTCCCAGCACAGCCTCTATGTCCTTTACCTGCAGCACCGACTTCAGCCGGTAGAGCATGGTGAGCGCCATCATGTGCGACCGTGTGTACTTCTTTTTTACAGGCGCCTGAAGGAGTCCGGCCTTTACATAGTTGTTGATCATGGTTTTTGTGATACAGGGTTCGTTTTCACTTCGTTTGAGGTTTTCAAGCGAGGCATCCAGATACGAAAGCACCTGATCCATGTAAAGCGGAATCTCGGGTATCCTTTCGGCTGACCTACTGCTGTGACTGAGAAGTTCATGTATTTTTGCCATGTCATGCCTCCATGTGGTATTAAATACTATATAAACTAGTTTACATGTTTACAAAGGATTTGAAAAGTGTTATTCTTTATATAGTATCAGATACTATATAAGGAGGTATTACATGTCACGACTAAGAGAACCATTCAATTCGCTATCACATCTGATTGGGGCAGTACTTTCCGCAATCGTCCTTTTGTTCTTTATCATCCGGGGGGCGCTTATCGGCAATGCCCTGTTTATCATAGGAGCCACCATCTTCGGCGTATCGCTGATTGCCCTTTATACCATGAGCGGTCTCTATCACGGACTGGTTGTTTCGGCTCAAAAGATCGCACTTATGAGAAAACTCGACCATACCATGATCTATGTGCTGATCGCAGGGTCCTACACGCCGGTATGCCTTTTGGCGCTGGACGGCCTATGGCGCATCCTTTTCCTTTCAAGCATCTGGGCTATCGCCATCTTGGGCATCACAGCCAAATGGTTGTGGTTTAACATGCCCCGTAAGATCTACACCATGCTCTATGTGATCATGGGTTGGCTGGCGCTTGTAGCCATATGGCCGCTTTACCAGAACCTTTCCACCCTGGCGTTTTCCATGCTTGTCACAGGAGGCATCTTCTATACCGTAGGCGCTGTCATTTATGCCGCGAAGCCCAAGTGGGTAAGCACCACGCACATAGGATTTCACGAATGGTTCCATATACTGATCTTGGCGGGAAGCACCTCGCATGTGATCATGGTGACGAGCTTGTTATCCTAAACACAGCACCACAACCTCACCATACGCTTGTATGGTTTTTTTTCGTTTGTACGACGTTCATTTAGGTATATATGGACTAAGAGTTAAAAGACCCTTATGTCATAGGGCCTAGGAGAGTCGACCTGGAGGAATAGCATGGCAAAAAAAACCTTAAAGCAGTCCATCACGCTTTCAAAAGAAGCAACTTACCTGAATACCCGTTCCTTTATCGTAAAATCGGGACTGGCCATGTTGTTCGCCTTTTGGCTCGGCGCTAAGATCCCCATCGCCAATAAGGACATGATCTCATTTCTATTCGGACTCATGATGAGTCTCGAGCCCATCAGCATCACAGGCTTTAGAAGAGGACTCGATCAGTTTAGGGCGACCGTCATCGGAGGCGTCCTTACGGCAGTCATCAT
Proteins encoded in this region:
- a CDS encoding DUF1836 domain-containing protein; protein product: MAKIHELLSHSSRSAERIPEIPLYMDQVLSYLDASLENLKRSENEPCITKTMINNYVKAGLLQAPVKKKYTRSHMMALTMLYRLKSVLQVKDIEAVLGEQKEEGLEMLYEEFLMIEKEIGRNLSEKYENFDFEDEDSIHKAILQLAVEADMNKRLMEHLIDKL
- the mutY gene encoding A/G-specific adenine glycosylase, with protein sequence MTNEMSTDLVDWYHKHHRILPWRETDDPYAIWLSEVMLQQTKVDTVIPYYTRFLKAYPTVRDLADADLDDVLKLWEGLGYYSRAKRLIPCARMVVSEYGSKFPDSKNELLKLPGIGSYTAGAILGIAFNIKEPAVDGNVFRVVSRLDRLKDDIARAKTKDVFEGRLLKILPDDMRAFNQAIMELGAMICTPKNPKCEECPIRTYCSAYRVGDILEYPVKTKKAKAVLKDVRVALVEFEGRYLMYQKAPDGLIGGFWAFPHQVGEGDEGESNESDIVSENFDYSLQGGLEIGTVKHVFSHQIWQMTVVHYKADAYFYVDEPKMTWVSVDEMDTLAISTAMKRVIQLIRHE
- a CDS encoding aldose 1-epimerase family protein encodes the protein MIKLKNDFLSVEIAAKGAELKSVMDINKPHEYMWQTAPGHWGRTAPVLFPIVGSLKEKTMYVDDVAYNIGQHGFARDMVFHIVEQEDERVLFEVTSDEETLRMYPYAFKLQIEYVLKDRVVAVSYRVFNMGDAKLYFSIGGHPGFNMNLQSGQCELCFEEEEVLNSELIDMQVGLIKREFKPLASGVDSIRISPSTFDEDALIFSHLKSSYVTLVDHKADRQVSMSLVGVPKLGVWSDKGDFVCIEPWWGIADYVDSNQQFVDKDMNNRLNPQEVFVCGYDVKFH
- a CDS encoding endonuclease MutS2; this translates as MYHTDKLSLNEILNEISELALTPQAQSAIRNLTPKQDLHWIDDHMRQTLEMKAILHQTGSIPLNSLSSFNRAYDDLVKQAVLSAPQIDAIGDFLEDVHRLSVFMSTKADVAPTISEYASSLNNLPELRGKIRETVYKELVLDSASGKLAKIRKQMRATEDKIKTKLNQIISQADSQSLLMDSLIAMRDGRYVIPVKSQHKSKVSGRPLDFSKSGSTTFIEPEAVKQLSDKLNEYKIEEENEIYKILSALSEEIAGSERTLSVNREGIIHYDGLSAKAKYAIRINASFVKVTDDLCIDLIDARHPQLGKDAVPLNLSLGKDHKGIVITGPNTGGKTVVLKTVGLLSLMAMCGLLIPADKNTRLSVFDHILADIGDGQSITQNLSTFSSHIKNINTIIEVANSGSLVLLDEVGSGTEPNEGAGIAVAILELLFEKRSTIMATTHYSQLKAFAKDTSGFINGSMLFDSQSLNPLYQIQLGEAGKSHALLIALKLGMNPLLLDRAHRITYDQPFDQKAYSDMAHLKDTKETPQSQAKQAKPDKPADKVRKKAARTLLFSAGDSVYIPFMKTSGIVLGDPNKKGEYPVEIKGKRFSLSHKRLTPFIEQKDLYPEDYDLDIVTKSWEERKTEKKLSKGKKGAVVIHRDNQKIK
- the deoD gene encoding purine-nucleoside phosphorylase, with protein sequence MSKHLHIMAKAGEIAETVLLPGDPLRAKFIADNFLEDAVCYNTVRGMLGYTGTYKGKRVSVQGTGMGMPSISIYINELITEYGAKQLIRIGSCGSIKDDVNLRDIVLAMSASTTSGINKRRFPNMDYAPTANFELLNKAFQIGTEKNYPIKVGSVLTSDLFYDDGGTDLKRLADYGLIAVEMETAELYTTAAKHGVKALAIITVSDHIFKGLETTPEERQETFTEMMDIALALA
- a CDS encoding hemolysin III family protein, whose protein sequence is MSRLREPFNSLSHLIGAVLSAIVLLFFIIRGALIGNALFIIGATIFGVSLIALYTMSGLYHGLVVSAQKIALMRKLDHTMIYVLIAGSYTPVCLLALDGLWRILFLSSIWAIAILGITAKWLWFNMPRKIYTMLYVIMGWLALVAIWPLYQNLSTLAFSMLVTGGIFYTVGAVIYAAKPKWVSTTHIGFHEWFHILILAGSTSHVIMVTSLLS